The Streptomyces pactum genome contains a region encoding:
- the ald gene encoding alanine dehydrogenase, translating to MIDVKVGIPREVKNNEFRVAITPAGVHELVRHGHQVVIERDAGVGSSIPNDEYVAAGARILDTADEVWATADLVLKVKEPIAEEYHRLRKDQTLFTYLHLAASKECTDALIESGTTAIAYETVELPNRALPLLAPMSEVAGRLAPQVGAYHLMAANGGRGVLPGGVPGVLAGEAVVIGGGVSGWNAAQIAIGMGFHVTLLDKDINKLKEADKIFGTKIQTVVSNAFELEKACLDADLVIGAVLIPGAKAPKLVTNELVSRMKPGSVLVDIAIDQGGCFEDSHPTTHAEPTFPVHNSVFYCVANMPGAVPNTSTYALTNATLPYIVELANRGWAEALRRDPALAKGLNTHDGKVVYKEVAEAHGLEHAELASLLA from the coding sequence GTGATCGACGTGAAGGTCGGTATCCCCCGCGAGGTCAAGAACAACGAGTTCCGGGTGGCCATCACCCCCGCCGGCGTGCACGAGCTGGTGCGCCACGGTCACCAGGTCGTCATCGAGCGTGACGCCGGTGTCGGCTCCTCGATCCCCAACGACGAGTACGTCGCGGCCGGCGCGCGGATACTCGACACCGCAGACGAGGTCTGGGCCACCGCCGACCTGGTGCTGAAGGTCAAGGAGCCCATCGCGGAGGAGTACCACCGACTCCGCAAGGACCAGACGCTCTTCACCTACCTGCACCTGGCCGCTTCCAAGGAGTGCACGGACGCGCTGATCGAGTCCGGCACCACCGCGATCGCCTACGAGACGGTCGAGCTGCCGAACCGCGCGCTGCCGCTGCTGGCCCCGATGTCCGAGGTCGCGGGCCGACTGGCCCCCCAGGTCGGCGCCTACCACCTGATGGCCGCCAACGGCGGCCGCGGCGTGCTGCCCGGCGGTGTCCCCGGCGTGCTGGCCGGCGAGGCCGTCGTCATCGGCGGCGGTGTCTCCGGCTGGAACGCGGCGCAGATCGCCATCGGCATGGGCTTCCACGTGACCCTGCTCGACAAGGACATCAACAAGCTCAAGGAAGCCGACAAGATCTTCGGCACGAAGATCCAGACCGTCGTCTCCAACGCCTTCGAGCTGGAGAAGGCCTGCCTGGACGCCGACCTCGTGATCGGTGCCGTGCTGATCCCGGGCGCCAAGGCCCCGAAGCTGGTCACCAACGAGCTGGTGTCCCGGATGAAGCCGGGAAGTGTCCTTGTCGACATCGCGATCGACCAGGGCGGCTGCTTCGAGGACTCCCACCCGACCACGCACGCCGAGCCGACCTTCCCGGTCCACAACTCGGTCTTCTACTGCGTCGCCAACATGCCCGGCGCGGTGCCGAACACCTCCACGTACGCGCTGACCAACGCGACGCTGCCGTACATCGTGGAGCTGGCGAACCGCGGCTGGGCCGAGGCGCTGCGCCGTGACCCCGCGCTGGCCAAGGGTCTCAACACCCATGACGGCAAGGTCGTCTACAAGGAGGTCGCCGAAGCGCACGGCCTGGAGCACGCCGAGCTCGCCTCGCTGCTCGCCTGA
- a CDS encoding ParA family protein encodes MSMDGQHVNAMAGNGSGASRNHFADYDELPEGHFYDPDAEYEPDPEYAATLAPDAARQRRERIGPTGRPLPYFPIPGPLTEHGPAKIIAMCNQKGGVGKTTSTINLGAALAEYGRRVLLVDFDPQGALSVGLGVNPMELDLTVYNLLMERGMAADEVLLKTAVPNMDLLPSNIDLSAAEVQLVSEVARESTLQRALKPLMDDYDYIVIDCQPSLGLLTVNALTAAHKVIVPLECEFFALRGVALLTETIEKVQERLNPDLELDGILATMYDSRTVHSREVLARVVEAFDDHVYHTVIGRTVRFPETTVAGEPITTYASNSVGAAAYRQLAREVLARCHAE; translated from the coding sequence ATGAGTATGGATGGCCAACACGTGAACGCCATGGCCGGCAACGGAAGTGGCGCGTCCCGCAACCACTTCGCCGACTACGACGAACTGCCCGAGGGGCACTTCTACGACCCGGACGCGGAGTACGAGCCGGATCCCGAGTACGCCGCCACGCTCGCGCCCGACGCGGCCCGCCAGCGCCGTGAGCGCATCGGTCCGACCGGACGCCCGCTGCCCTACTTCCCGATCCCGGGCCCGCTGACCGAACACGGACCCGCGAAGATCATCGCGATGTGCAACCAGAAGGGCGGCGTCGGCAAGACCACGTCGACCATCAACCTGGGTGCCGCGCTCGCCGAGTACGGGCGCCGGGTGCTGCTCGTCGACTTCGACCCGCAGGGCGCGCTGTCGGTCGGCCTCGGTGTCAACCCGATGGAGCTCGACCTCACCGTCTACAACCTGCTCATGGAGCGGGGCATGGCGGCCGACGAGGTGCTGCTGAAGACCGCGGTCCCCAACATGGACCTGCTGCCCAGCAACATCGACCTGTCGGCGGCCGAGGTGCAGTTGGTGAGCGAGGTCGCGCGCGAGTCCACGCTGCAGCGGGCGCTGAAGCCGCTGATGGACGACTACGACTACATCGTGATCGACTGCCAGCCCTCGCTCGGCCTGCTCACCGTCAACGCGCTGACGGCCGCGCACAAGGTGATCGTGCCGCTGGAGTGCGAGTTCTTCGCGCTGCGCGGGGTGGCCCTGCTGACCGAGACGATCGAGAAGGTCCAGGAGCGGCTCAACCCCGACCTGGAGCTCGACGGCATCCTCGCCACGATGTACGACTCGCGCACGGTGCACAGCCGTGAGGTGCTCGCGCGTGTCGTCGAGGCGTTCGACGACCACGTCTACCACACGGTCATCGGGCGCACGGTCCGCTTCCCGGAGACCACGGTCGCCGGCGAGCCGATCACCACGTACGCCTCCAACTCCGTCGGTGCCGCCGCCTACCGCCAGCTCGCCAGGGAGGTGCTCGCCCGGTGTCACGCCGAGTGA
- a CDS encoding segregation and condensation protein A, translating to MPGAGRQPSTAASEAASPPSAAASEAAHATSAGAPGAGRQPSATASEAAEAVPAVAAGGGSPRSSEASQGGAVGSALPVGTPQASVGVAKPVVAPGTGPQASAAAPQASRAAHGPAGGQSLTRGPAESGGAAGAGAASVTRVAPPRGGAEYPAEAGEAPRVLPDGAPEDSGGGVFKVRLANFEGPFDLLLQLISKHKMDVTEVALSKVTDEFMAHIRAMGPDWDLDETTEFLVVAATLLDLKAARLLPAAEVEDEADLALLEARDLLFARLLQYRAFKQIAEIFNDRLEAEARRHPRTVGLEPHHAELLPEVVISIGPEGFAKLAVKAMQPKPQPQVYVEHIHAPLVSVQEQAGVVVARLKELGEASFRVLVEDTEDTLTVVARFLALLELYREKAVELDQETALGDLLVRWTGGDGDTEPVVTDEFDRPPEKTEEERKA from the coding sequence GTGCCGGGAGCCGGGCGGCAGCCGTCCACTGCGGCGTCGGAGGCCGCATCACCGCCGTCCGCTGCGGCGTCGGAGGCCGCTCACGCGACGTCCGCAGGGGCGCCGGGGGCCGGGCGGCAGCCGTCCGCCACGGCGTCGGAGGCCGCCGAGGCGGTGCCCGCGGTGGCGGCGGGAGGTGGGTCGCCAAGGTCCTCCGAGGCATCGCAGGGCGGGGCGGTGGGGTCCGCCCTCCCGGTGGGAACACCGCAGGCGTCCGTCGGGGTGGCGAAGCCCGTCGTCGCCCCGGGAACCGGGCCGCAGGCGTCCGCCGCCGCTCCGCAGGCCTCCCGGGCGGCGCACGGTCCCGCAGGCGGCCAGAGCCTGACGCGGGGTCCCGCGGAGTCCGGCGGGGCGGCGGGGGCCGGTGCCGCGTCCGTGACGCGTGTGGCTCCGCCGCGAGGCGGGGCGGAGTACCCGGCGGAAGCCGGAGAGGCGCCCCGCGTCCTGCCCGACGGCGCGCCCGAAGACAGCGGCGGCGGTGTCTTCAAGGTGCGGCTCGCCAACTTCGAGGGTCCTTTCGACCTGCTCCTCCAGTTGATCTCCAAGCACAAGATGGACGTCACCGAGGTCGCGCTGTCCAAGGTGACCGACGAGTTCATGGCGCACATCCGGGCGATGGGGCCGGACTGGGACCTCGACGAGACGACCGAGTTCCTGGTGGTCGCGGCCACGCTGCTCGACCTGAAGGCGGCCCGGCTGCTGCCCGCCGCCGAGGTCGAGGACGAGGCCGACCTCGCACTGCTGGAGGCCCGCGACCTGCTCTTCGCGCGGCTGCTGCAGTACCGCGCGTTCAAGCAGATCGCGGAGATCTTCAACGACCGGCTCGAGGCCGAGGCCCGCCGTCACCCCCGTACCGTCGGCCTGGAACCCCACCACGCCGAACTGCTGCCCGAGGTCGTCATCAGCATCGGGCCGGAGGGCTTCGCCAAGCTGGCCGTGAAGGCGATGCAGCCCAAGCCCCAGCCGCAGGTGTACGTCGAGCACATCCACGCGCCCCTGGTCAGCGTGCAGGAGCAGGCCGGGGTCGTCGTCGCCCGGCTGAAGGAGCTGGGCGAGGCCAGCTTCCGGGTACTGGTCGAGGACACCGAGGACACCCTGACCGTCGTGGCCCGCTTCCTCGCCCTGCTGGAGCTGTACCGGGAGAAGGCCGTCGAGCTGGACCAGGAAACCGCGCTCGGCGACCTGCTGGTGCGCTGGACGGGCGGGGACGGCGACACCGAGCCGGTGGTGACCGACGAGTTCGACCGGCCGCCCGAGAAGACCGAGGAGGAGCGGAAGGCGTGA
- the scpB gene encoding SMC-Scp complex subunit ScpB, protein MSEETTEAVGGPEAVAGLELRPALEAVLMVVDEPATEEHLARILQRPRRQIADALRELADDYTVQGRGFELRLIAGGWRFYSRPQYAAAVERFVLDGQHARLTQAALETLAVVAYRQPVSRGRVSAVRGVNCDGVMRTLLQRGLVEEAGTEPETGAILYVTTNYFLERMGLRGLDELPELAPFLPEAAAIEAETLEGVPSFDPDAPDSEDADDKTEL, encoded by the coding sequence GTGAGTGAGGAGACCACGGAGGCCGTGGGCGGGCCGGAGGCCGTCGCCGGCCTCGAACTCAGGCCCGCCCTCGAAGCCGTCCTCATGGTCGTCGACGAGCCCGCGACCGAGGAGCACCTCGCCCGGATACTCCAGCGGCCGCGCCGGCAGATCGCGGACGCGTTGCGCGAGCTTGCCGACGACTACACCGTCCAGGGCCGGGGCTTCGAGCTGCGCCTGATCGCGGGCGGCTGGCGCTTCTACAGCCGCCCCCAGTACGCCGCCGCCGTCGAGCGCTTCGTTCTGGACGGCCAGCACGCCCGGCTCACCCAGGCCGCGCTGGAGACCCTCGCCGTGGTCGCCTACCGCCAGCCGGTCAGCCGCGGCCGTGTCTCCGCGGTGCGCGGCGTGAACTGCGACGGCGTGATGCGCACCCTCCTGCAACGGGGGCTGGTGGAGGAGGCGGGCACGGAACCCGAAACAGGTGCGATCCTGTACGTGACGACGAACTACTTCCTGGAGCGGATGGGCCTGCGCGGCCTGGACGAGCTCCCGGAGCTCGCGCCCTTCCTCCCGGAGGCGGCGGCGATCGAGGCCGAGACACTGGAAGGGGTCCCGTCGTTCGATCCGGACGCCCCGGATTCCGAGGACGCAGACGACAAGACGGAACTTTGA
- a CDS encoding pseudouridine synthase — MRSSSGRNSSGNNGGSRGGNSGGRGGSSGGRGNPRGTGSNREDKQGGRPKRPRPEERRYDVGPGATNEGPKSGRGPSARGGAKGGPKKPLQRGRSVPATSREYETRAEERNRERYAGKKDVRPPKTFPGAEQEGERLQKVLARAGYGSRRSCEELIEQARVEVNGEIVLEQGKRVDPEKDEVKVDGLTVATQSFQFFSLNKPAGVVSTMEDPEGRQCLGDYVTNRETRLFHVGRLDTETEGVILLTNHGELAHRLTHPRYGVKKTYLAHIVGPIPRDLGKRLKDGIQLEDGYARADHFRVVEQTGKNYLVEVTLHEGRKHIVRRMLAEAGFPVDKLVRTAFGPITLGDQKSGWLRRLSNTEVGMLMQEVDL; from the coding sequence ATGCGAAGCAGCAGCGGCAGGAACAGCAGCGGAAACAACGGCGGGAGCCGTGGTGGCAACAGCGGCGGCCGCGGCGGGAGCAGCGGTGGCCGCGGTAACCCCCGCGGCACCGGTAGCAACCGCGAAGACAAGCAGGGCGGCCGTCCGAAGAGGCCGCGCCCGGAGGAGCGGCGCTACGACGTGGGCCCCGGCGCCACGAACGAGGGCCCGAAGTCGGGCCGCGGCCCCTCGGCGCGCGGCGGTGCCAAGGGCGGGCCGAAGAAGCCCCTGCAGCGGGGGCGCTCGGTCCCGGCCACGTCGCGCGAGTACGAGACGCGGGCCGAGGAGCGCAACCGGGAGCGGTACGCGGGCAAGAAGGACGTCAGGCCGCCCAAGACCTTCCCGGGTGCCGAGCAGGAGGGCGAGCGGCTGCAGAAGGTCCTCGCGCGCGCGGGCTACGGCTCCCGGCGCTCCTGCGAGGAACTGATCGAGCAGGCTCGGGTGGAGGTCAACGGCGAGATCGTCCTCGAGCAGGGCAAGCGGGTCGACCCGGAGAAGGACGAGGTCAAGGTCGACGGCCTGACCGTCGCGACGCAGTCGTTCCAGTTCTTCTCGCTCAACAAGCCCGCCGGCGTCGTCTCCACCATGGAGGACCCGGAGGGCCGGCAGTGCCTCGGTGACTACGTCACCAACCGCGAGACCCGGCTGTTCCACGTCGGCCGGCTCGACACCGAGACCGAGGGCGTGATCCTGCTCACCAACCACGGTGAACTGGCCCACCGCCTGACCCACCCCCGGTACGGCGTGAAGAAGACCTACCTCGCGCACATCGTGGGCCCGATCCCGCGCGACCTCGGCAAGCGTCTCAAGGACGGCATCCAGCTCGAGGACGGGTACGCGCGCGCGGACCACTTCCGGGTGGTGGAGCAGACCGGCAAGAACTACCTGGTCGAGGTCACCCTCCACGAGGGTCGCAAGCACATCGTCCGCCGGATGCTGGCGGAGGCCGGCTTCCCCGTCGACAAGCTGGTGCGCACCGCCTTCGGCCCGATCACCCTGGGCGACCAGAAGTCGGGCTGGCTGCGCCGGCTGTCCAACACGGAGGTCGGGATGCTGATGCAGGAGGTCGACCTCTAG
- a CDS encoding NUDIX hydrolase, whose product MHGYDKHAFEPFAVTVDLAVLTLRAGALHVLLVERGQEPYAGRWALPGGFLLPDESAEEAARRELAEETGLAGVSAPHLEQLRTYSEPGRDPRMRVVSVAFAALLPDPAEPHAGTDAAEARWTPYDAARDLAFDHDRILADARERVGAKLEYTCLATAFCPAEFTLGELQQVYETVWGAVLDRPNFRRKVLATPGFVEPVPGAARLTGGRGKPAALYRAGPATILHPPLLRTPREGRPA is encoded by the coding sequence GTGCACGGCTACGACAAGCACGCCTTCGAACCCTTCGCCGTCACCGTCGACCTCGCCGTCCTCACGCTCCGCGCGGGCGCGCTGCACGTGCTGCTCGTCGAGCGGGGGCAGGAGCCGTACGCCGGCCGCTGGGCACTGCCCGGCGGCTTCCTGCTGCCGGACGAGTCGGCGGAGGAGGCGGCCCGCCGGGAGCTGGCCGAGGAGACCGGCCTGGCCGGCGTGAGCGCGCCGCACCTGGAGCAGTTGCGCACCTACAGCGAGCCCGGCCGAGACCCCCGGATGCGGGTCGTGTCGGTCGCGTTCGCCGCCCTGCTGCCCGACCCCGCGGAACCGCACGCGGGCACCGACGCGGCCGAGGCCCGCTGGACGCCGTACGACGCGGCCCGCGACCTCGCCTTCGACCACGACCGGATCCTGGCGGACGCCCGGGAACGCGTCGGCGCCAAGCTGGAGTACACCTGCCTGGCCACCGCCTTCTGCCCGGCCGAGTTCACACTCGGCGAGCTGCAGCAGGTCTACGAGACCGTGTGGGGCGCCGTCCTCGACCGGCCGAACTTCCGCCGCAAGGTCCTCGCCACCCCGGGGTTCGTCGAACCCGTCCCGGGCGCCGCCCGCCTCACCGGCGGCCGTGGCAAACCGGCCGCTCTGTACCGCGCGGGCCCGGCCACCATCCTGCACCCGCCCCTGCTCCGCACCCCTCGGGAAGGGCGCCCCGCATGA
- a CDS encoding ADP-ribosylglycohydrolase family protein: MTTATVTKRAATGALTGLALGDALGFPTEFDDVPSILAKCGPWREMELPRPAIVTDDTQMTLALGKGLRTAMDRGLLGPERMERPVREEFVDWYRSPENNRAPGNTCLEACHLLKTPDRRWQDASQVHSKGCGANMRVAPIGLVPGLSDEQRAGAAQLQSALTHGHPTALAASDLTAHAVRLLAEGAEPTGLVGLLRSYAYDNRTRYHQRWLGDLWSRAQDPTPEHFIARGWDECLAVLERLQQAVRTVSPETDPCLAVGEGWIAEEAMAAGLLCFLLFVDEPLTALRRGACTSGDSDSIACLAGAFAGAYLGADAWPAGWADRIEYRDDLLALGALWDA, encoded by the coding sequence ATGACCACGGCCACCGTCACCAAACGCGCCGCCACCGGGGCGCTCACCGGACTCGCCCTCGGCGACGCGCTCGGCTTCCCGACCGAGTTCGACGACGTCCCGTCGATCCTCGCCAAGTGCGGCCCGTGGCGGGAGATGGAACTGCCCCGGCCCGCGATCGTCACCGACGACACCCAGATGACGCTGGCGCTCGGGAAAGGGCTGCGGACGGCCATGGACCGTGGGCTGCTCGGCCCCGAGCGCATGGAACGGCCGGTGCGCGAGGAGTTCGTCGACTGGTACCGGTCGCCGGAGAACAACCGGGCGCCGGGCAATACCTGCCTCGAGGCATGCCACCTTCTCAAGACCCCGGACCGCCGTTGGCAGGACGCCAGCCAAGTCCACTCCAAGGGCTGCGGCGCCAACATGCGCGTCGCGCCCATAGGACTCGTCCCCGGCCTCAGTGACGAACAGCGCGCGGGCGCCGCCCAGTTGCAGTCCGCGCTCACCCACGGGCACCCCACCGCGCTCGCCGCCTCCGATCTCACCGCGCACGCCGTGCGGCTCCTCGCGGAGGGAGCCGAGCCGACCGGACTGGTCGGACTGTTGCGGTCGTACGCCTACGACAACCGCACCCGCTACCACCAGCGCTGGCTCGGTGACCTGTGGAGCCGCGCCCAGGACCCCACGCCCGAGCACTTCATCGCGCGCGGCTGGGACGAGTGCCTGGCGGTACTCGAGCGGCTCCAGCAGGCGGTGCGCACCGTCTCGCCGGAGACCGACCCCTGCCTCGCGGTCGGCGAGGGCTGGATCGCCGAGGAGGCGATGGCGGCCGGGCTGCTCTGCTTCCTGCTCTTCGTCGACGAGCCGCTGACCGCCCTGCGCCGCGGTGCCTGCACCTCGGGCGACTCCGACTCCATCGCCTGCCTCGCGGGCGCCTTCGCGGGCGCGTACCTGGGCGCCGACGCCTGGCCGGCCGGGTGGGCCGACCGCATCGAGTACCGGGATGACCTGCTCGCCCTCGGAGCGCTCTGGGACGCTTGA
- a CDS encoding Rieske (2Fe-2S) protein, producing MPHSPTRRTVLLSTGAAALVAGCGGEGGEGDASAASPGRELAPTSDIPVGGGRIFPDEKIVVTQPEQGEFKAFSAVCTHQNCLVSDVRDGTVDCACHGSRFSITDGAVERGPATRPLPEERIAVRGNSVRLA from the coding sequence ATGCCCCACAGCCCGACACGCCGTACGGTTCTCCTCTCCACGGGCGCGGCGGCGCTCGTCGCGGGCTGCGGCGGCGAAGGCGGCGAAGGCGACGCCTCGGCCGCCTCGCCCGGTCGGGAGCTGGCGCCGACGAGCGACATCCCGGTCGGCGGCGGCAGGATCTTCCCCGACGAGAAGATCGTGGTGACCCAGCCGGAGCAGGGCGAGTTCAAGGCGTTCTCGGCGGTCTGCACGCACCAGAACTGCCTCGTGTCGGACGTGCGGGACGGCACCGTCGACTGCGCCTGCCACGGCAGCAGGTTCAGCATCACGGATGGCGCGGTGGAGCGGGGTCCGGCCACGAGGCCGCTGCCCGAGGAGCGGATCGCGGTGCGGGGAAACTCGGTCCGCCTGGCGTGA
- the aroH gene encoding chorismate mutase translates to MAVRAVRGAVQLERDEAGHMDEQVAALLTAVLERNGLTGDDLISIWFTATPDLHSDFPAAAARKLGITDVPLICAQELDIEGAMPRVVRVLAHIESDRPRAEIAHVYLGAAAALRKDIAQ, encoded by the coding sequence GTGGCGGTACGAGCGGTCCGGGGCGCCGTCCAACTGGAACGGGACGAGGCCGGGCACATGGACGAGCAGGTCGCGGCCCTGCTGACCGCCGTCCTGGAGCGCAACGGCCTGACCGGTGACGACCTGATCAGCATCTGGTTCACGGCCACCCCCGACCTGCACAGCGACTTCCCGGCCGCCGCGGCCCGCAAGCTCGGCATCACCGACGTCCCGCTGATCTGCGCCCAGGAGCTGGACATCGAGGGCGCCATGCCCCGCGTCGTCCGGGTCCTCGCCCACATCGAGTCCGACCGGCCCCGTGCCGAGATCGCCCACGTCTACCTCGGCGCCGCCGCGGCCCTGCGCAAGGACATCGCCCAGTGA
- a CDS encoding prephenate dehydrogenase, which translates to MRTALVIGTGLIGTSAALALTRRGVTVHLADRDPEQARTAAALGAGTDEAPDGPVDLAVVAAPPALVAGVLADAMERGAARGYIDVASVKGGPRRELEARGLDLTAYIGTHPMSGREKSGPLAATGDLFEGRPWVLTPTRDTDTEVLNLALELVSHCSAVPVVMDADAHDRAVALVSHMPHLVSSMVAARLEHAEEAAVRLCGQGIRDVTRIAASDPRMWIDILAANPGPVADLLTDVAADLEETVRALRALQSSDEDKRREGGTGIAEVLRRGNAGQVRVPGKHGSAPRAYETVAVLIDDQPGQLARIFADAGRAGVNIEDVRIEHATGQQAGLTQLMVEPQAAPVLTAALRERGWAIRQ; encoded by the coding sequence GTGAGAACCGCACTCGTCATCGGCACCGGCCTCATCGGCACCTCCGCCGCCCTCGCCCTGACCCGGCGGGGCGTCACCGTCCACCTGGCCGACCGCGACCCCGAGCAGGCCCGTACGGCCGCCGCGCTCGGCGCCGGCACGGACGAGGCACCGGACGGGCCGGTCGACCTCGCCGTCGTCGCCGCCCCTCCCGCCCTGGTGGCCGGCGTGCTCGCCGACGCCATGGAGCGCGGCGCCGCCCGCGGGTACATCGACGTGGCCAGCGTCAAGGGCGGCCCCCGGCGCGAGCTGGAGGCGCGGGGGCTGGACCTGACGGCGTACATCGGCACGCACCCCATGTCCGGCCGCGAGAAGTCCGGACCGCTGGCCGCCACCGGTGACCTCTTCGAGGGCCGCCCCTGGGTGCTGACCCCGACCCGGGACACCGACACCGAGGTGCTGAACCTCGCCCTGGAGCTGGTCTCGCACTGCAGCGCGGTGCCGGTGGTGATGGACGCGGACGCCCACGACCGTGCCGTGGCGCTCGTCTCCCACATGCCCCACCTGGTCTCCAGCATGGTCGCGGCCCGGCTCGAGCACGCCGAGGAGGCCGCCGTACGGCTGTGCGGGCAGGGCATCCGCGACGTGACCCGGATCGCCGCCTCCGACCCCCGGATGTGGATCGACATCCTCGCCGCCAACCCCGGACCGGTCGCCGACCTGCTCACCGACGTCGCCGCCGACCTGGAGGAGACGGTGCGGGCCCTGCGCGCCCTGCAGTCCTCCGACGAGGACAAGCGCCGCGAGGGCGGCACCGGCATCGCCGAGGTGCTGCGGCGCGGCAACGCCGGGCAGGTACGGGTCCCGGGCAAGCACGGCAGCGCACCGAGGGCCTACGAGACCGTGGCGGTCCTCATCGACGACCAGCCCGGCCAACTGGCCCGCATCTTCGCGGACGCGGGACGGGCCGGGGTCAACATCGAGGACGTACGGATCGAGCACGCGACCGGGCAGCAGGCCGGTCTGACGCAGCTCATGGTCGAGCCCCAGGCCGCTCCGGTGCTGACGGCGGCCCTCAGGGAAAGGGGCTGGGCGATCAGGCAGTGA
- the cmk gene encoding (d)CMP kinase, protein MENGAAPTAPAVIVAIDGPSGTGKSSTSKAVAAQLGLSYLDTGAQYRAITWWMVNNGIDTGDPHAVAAAAGKPEILSGTDPAGPAITVDGVDVAGPIRTQEVTSKVSAVSAVPEVRTRITELQRTIAAAAPHGIVVEGRDIGTTVLPDADLKIFLTASAEARAARRSGELKGADVNVTREALIKRDAADSSRKASPLAKADDAVEVDTTDLTLAQVIECVVTLVEEKRAGK, encoded by the coding sequence GTGGAAAACGGCGCCGCCCCGACCGCCCCGGCCGTGATTGTCGCCATCGACGGCCCCTCCGGCACGGGCAAGTCGAGCACGTCGAAGGCCGTCGCCGCACAGCTCGGCCTGAGCTACCTGGACACCGGCGCCCAGTACCGGGCGATCACGTGGTGGATGGTCAACAACGGCATCGACACCGGCGACCCGCACGCCGTCGCCGCCGCGGCCGGCAAGCCCGAGATCCTCTCCGGCACCGACCCGGCGGGCCCCGCCATCACGGTCGACGGCGTGGACGTGGCCGGCCCGATCCGCACCCAGGAGGTCACCTCCAAGGTCAGCGCGGTCAGCGCCGTCCCCGAGGTGCGGACCCGGATCACCGAGCTGCAGCGCACGATCGCCGCCGCCGCGCCGCACGGCATCGTGGTCGAGGGCCGGGACATCGGGACGACCGTGCTGCCGGACGCCGACCTCAAGATCTTCCTCACCGCCTCGGCGGAGGCACGCGCCGCCCGCCGCAGCGGTGAGCTCAAGGGTGCCGACGTCAACGTCACCCGCGAGGCCCTGATCAAGCGGGACGCGGCCGACTCCAGCCGCAAGGCGTCGCCGCTGGCCAAGGCGGACGACGCGGTCGAGGTGGACACCACCGACCTCACCCTCGCGCAGGTCATCGAGTGCGTCGTCACCCTCGTCGAGGAGAAGCGGGCGGGGAAGTGA
- a CDS encoding lysophospholipid acyltransferase family protein, with protein MTAPSTPPVPSERGAEIGRRIGVGLMYGFWKPRVLGAWRVPAAGPVIYAVNHSHNIDGPMVMGVAPRPTHFLIKKEAFIGPLDPFLLGIGQVKVDRSTADRTAITQALGVLDNGGVLGIFPEGTRGEGDFAALRAGLAYFAVRSGAPIVPVAVLGSTDRPGRLIKALPPLRSRVDVVFGDPFDASDGSGRRTRKALDEATERIQKQLTAHLENARRLTGR; from the coding sequence GTGACCGCACCCTCCACCCCGCCCGTTCCCTCCGAGAGGGGCGCCGAGATCGGGCGGCGCATCGGCGTCGGCCTGATGTACGGGTTCTGGAAGCCGCGCGTGCTGGGCGCCTGGCGGGTGCCGGCGGCCGGCCCGGTCATCTACGCCGTCAACCACTCGCACAACATCGACGGTCCGATGGTCATGGGCGTGGCACCCCGGCCGACGCACTTCCTGATCAAGAAGGAGGCGTTCATCGGTCCGCTGGACCCCTTCCTGCTCGGCATCGGCCAGGTGAAGGTGGACCGCTCGACCGCCGACCGCACCGCCATCACCCAGGCGCTGGGCGTCCTGGACAACGGCGGCGTGCTCGGCATCTTCCCGGAGGGCACCCGGGGCGAGGGCGACTTCGCCGCGCTGCGCGCCGGGCTCGCGTACTTCGCGGTCCGCAGCGGCGCGCCGATCGTCCCGGTCGCGGTGCTGGGAAGCACCGACCGGCCCGGGCGGTTGATAAAGGCGCTGCCTCCGCTGCGCTCGCGCGTCGACGTGGTCTTCGGCGACCCCTTCGACGCGAGCGACGGCAGCGGACGGCGGACCCGCAAGGCGCTGGACGAGGCGACCGAACGCATCCAGAAGCAGCTCACCGCGCACCTGGAAAACGCCAGGCGCCTCACCGGGCGCTAG